The genomic interval ACGGATTGGATCAATTATAAAAACCAAACGGCTGCCTGCATGTAAGGATGAATCGTTCTTATTAATATTTTCTCCTTTGAAAAGAACACTGTTATTGGCAATACTACGGATAGAGAATTTTCCGTCTGAGCTGTAATCCAGATTATCCGCCGGTGCGTCATGAACATCTGTAAAAAGATACATGCGTTTAAGATTGGCCTGCCAGTTGGTTTTTGCGGGACGCACAGTTTTGGCTTGCTGAGCATACGAAACTGAGAACAAAACTGATAGAAATAAGACAAGGGAGTACCGTAGAACAACTGATGAAGTTCTTGCTGAAATTGAAAAACGCATGGTTGAAAAATGATAAATTGGTGAATTAGTAATTTTAGTTATTTCTCTCAGCCCGTATGGAGAGGAGGATTTAATGCTTTACTGAAATTTCTTAAACAATTAATAATGGATTGGTGATGCGCGATATCAGGGATTCGGTTGTACTGAGTTCCATGTTCGCGTAGTCAACCATAAGAGTTTCTACTGATTTGGTCCGGTAAATACCGAATTTCCAATAAGGTCCGACGGTGTCATTATTTCCCATTCCAATGTTGATCAGATTTAATTTTTCTACGCCGTTTTCCCACCATTGTAACTGACCGTTGGTATGATGAAACCGGATCCTCATTACGTTTCTGACCCATACACCCCGTTGCAATTTGCCAGTATAACGTATTACGCCAGCTAAGTTTTTTGTTGCGATCTTGTCTGTGTTGGCACAAGTTGTAATTGACAAGTTATCTTCTCCAACAAATCGGAATGTTAATACCGGTACAGATGCTGCATCACCTGCGTCTTCAGTAGCGTGGAACTGTCCAAAGTGGCAAAATTTTGAGGTAACAGCATCACCAGGAGCAACTTTTACAGCGTAAGACAACCAGATGTCCTGGTTAAACGGCATCTTGTCAAGTGAATATAATTCCGACCGTTCTTTGTCTTTGCCAGCATCGCTTGACCATTGATCACCGGAATTCAGTTGAAATTTGTATTGCTGACATGATTTGTTTTTAGCCAGGCTTACAGAATAATCTTTATTCGGGCTTTGTACGCGGTAATCGTTTCCGAATATGTTAAGCTTTGTTGTGCTCAGGCCAGCATTTTTATAATCAGCCGGGAACATTGTTTGCGAAATGTCTTCTTTCTGATCCCTGGTTGTTCCTGATGACCAGAAGCTGCCAGTCTGTAACTCATATCTTGAAGTTGGTACAATGTAGTTGTTCGAAACATTATCAACCCAGGTACCTCCGTTGGTTCTCTGAATCATGATATCATTTGACGAAGGGATCGGTGGCAGAAGAGCACAATTTTCTGCACTGCGCGTTACCGGTACTTTTTCGGTAGGGATATAGCTGCTGGCGTAAGTACCGGCTTCAAGCTGTGGGCCCCACACATATATTCCGTATGCACCGTTTCCTTTGTATGCTCTTTCGTTTTCGTTTATTTCTACTCCAACACTTGTATCCATTTCTGCGGTTGAAGCTACGAGTGTGGCACTGTAACGGCACCATCCGTTTCCAATCCGTTCAATATTTGTGGACTGATAGGCTGGATTCACACTTCTGCTCACAGATCCATCGCTCAGGTCAAAATGAACCGTTGCACCACCAATGTTGAAATATGCCCATTTACGTTCAGCCGGGCGGATGTAAATGCTGAATGTATAAACCTGGCCAACTATTACTGCCGGTTTGATCGCCGGGCGGATATAATGTGAATTGGATGTAGTGTCCTCAACAAGTTTAATTGCTTTACTGATACCATTAGGCGATAGGAATTTCTCATTTTGAACCTCTACGTTACGAATCAGCCAGATAGAACTGTCGCTGAAATTTTCTGATTGTTTTAAAATATTGGTTGCAGCCGGCTCTACCATGAGCCCTTTAAGTTCCAGAGTATCTGGATCGTAAGTATAACGTGGTTCTGCATATGGTTTATTGGTTGTCAACTTATAATCTGATGCTACCGGTGCTGCTTCAAACTGAGCTCCCCAGCTGTATATATAATTGGAATCACTTCCTGCATAACTGTAATTGTATGAATCATCTACGATGTATATGTTAGAACCGGATATTGTACTCAGATCAGGAATTGCTGTAAGAACAACTCTCCACCAGCCATTGCCTTCATCTGTTATCGAAGATTTTACAACATTCGATGTGATAGAAGAAATTGTACCCGTTACCAGATCGACATTCAGCTTTGGATTGCCACCTGTGTAACTCGAAGAATTGGACAACCCGATCCTTACCTTTGAGCGTGTACCTGCTTTTAAGTATATACTGAATGTTTGTGGTGCACCTTTTATTACTGTAAGTCCTTTACTTAAGCGATGCTCTCCAAGGCTGCCCGTTTCTGAAAGCATGTTGGTAGTACGGCTGCCATCCGGAGCAATAATATCACTTGCAGTTGTTACAACGGTTCCTGCTTTAACCCAGCTTGAATTGGCAAATTCCTGACTATATGTAAAAGAATTCTGACTTGTATATTTTAAGAAACCATTAGAATTGTAATAGGATGCAGCAGAAGAACGAGTCAGGGAGATATTTTCCATGTCTTCCAAAACACTTGCAGCATCGAAATTCTTTACTGGTTGTAGTTTTTTAAAAAGCTTTGATTTAGCTTCGGCACTTTTAGGAATAATAAACTGCGGAATCGCCATTAGCATAACACCAGCCATGGAAGATTTTTTAAGGAAGTCTCGTCTTGTGTTCATGATATTTAAAATTAAGTGTGATTATTTAAATATTTATTATTACTACAAATGAATATAATTACTTGTTGTTTCATTGTAGTATACAAATGTAGCTATTTGTAGTAATACTATTACGTTATTATGTAATTATTTTTTAATTATTTTTTCTGGATTGGGATATTTACAGGAAAAAGTGCCTTCACAGCGTTTAAATGGCATAGGTAGTAAAAAAATATTTTTTCAATTTGTACTACTACAAACAGTTTTGTAGTAGTTATTTGTAGAAATAAATAAAAAAAAGAGCCGTCCTGATTTCTTTTGTAGAAATCGGGACGACTCTTTAAAATGGTAGTTC from Dyadobacter sp. NIV53 carries:
- a CDS encoding T9SS type A sorting domain-containing protein; its protein translation is MRFSISARTSSVVLRYSLVLFLSVLFSVSYAQQAKTVRPAKTNWQANLKRMYLFTDVHDAPADNLDYSSDGKFSIRSIANNSVLFKGENINKNDSSLHAGSRLVFIIDPIRQAESKKKETIIAPVTAEVKPVAKDFSVYPNPIVSTSQQITLGLDDFENGKEIQVSLFDGLGRVINQQSFTLKDKQQTVAIPQLSSGMYFVKISEKDSQYSKKLLVR
- a CDS encoding heparin lyase I family protein; translated protein: MNTRRDFLKKSSMAGVMLMAIPQFIIPKSAEAKSKLFKKLQPVKNFDAASVLEDMENISLTRSSAASYYNSNGFLKYTSQNSFTYSQEFANSSWVKAGTVVTTASDIIAPDGSRTTNMLSETGSLGEHRLSKGLTVIKGAPQTFSIYLKAGTRSKVRIGLSNSSSYTGGNPKLNVDLVTGTISSITSNVVKSSITDEGNGWWRVVLTAIPDLSTISGSNIYIVDDSYNYSYAGSDSNYIYSWGAQFEAAPVASDYKLTTNKPYAEPRYTYDPDTLELKGLMVEPAATNILKQSENFSDSSIWLIRNVEVQNEKFLSPNGISKAIKLVEDTTSNSHYIRPAIKPAVIVGQVYTFSIYIRPAERKWAYFNIGGATVHFDLSDGSVSRSVNPAYQSTNIERIGNGWCRYSATLVASTAEMDTSVGVEINENERAYKGNGAYGIYVWGPQLEAGTYASSYIPTEKVPVTRSAENCALLPPIPSSNDIMIQRTNGGTWVDNVSNNYIVPTSRYELQTGSFWSSGTTRDQKEDISQTMFPADYKNAGLSTTKLNIFGNDYRVQSPNKDYSVSLAKNKSCQQYKFQLNSGDQWSSDAGKDKERSELYSLDKMPFNQDIWLSYAVKVAPGDAVTSKFCHFGQFHATEDAGDAASVPVLTFRFVGEDNLSITTCANTDKIATKNLAGVIRYTGKLQRGVWVRNVMRIRFHHTNGQLQWWENGVEKLNLINIGMGNNDTVGPYWKFGIYRTKSVETLMVDYANMELSTTESLISRITNPLLIV